Genomic segment of Caldanaerobius polysaccharolyticus DSM 13641:
CACAAAGAGCTGATATAATAAAAGCGGCGGAATTTACTGACAAAGGTGTTGCCATATCAGTATGCCCTGAAGGCGTGGACAATCCTCAGCTGTTGATAGCCCAGGCCGCCAATGAGCTTTTAAACATAAAAGGAGTAGAAGCGTCCTTTGTGCTCAGCAGGATAAACGGTACCGTAGTCATAAGCGGAAGATCACTGGGCGATGTAAACGTACAGGTTATACTGGAGAAATTAGGGGGAGGTGGGCATCTGGGTATTGCTGGTGCTCAATTGCCTGATATGACTCTGGATGAAGCAAAAGCGCTGCTTTACCAAGCTATAGATAAGTATTTTGAGGAGGAGAAGGTATGAAAGTCATTCTTTTGAAGGATGTAAAAGGTTTGGGGAAGAAAGACGATCTGGTAAATGCCAGTGATGGTTATGCCAGAAATTACCTTATACCTAGAGGACTTGCCGTTGAAGCTACTGAGAGCAGTATAAAAAATTTAAATGAAAAGAAGCGCAGGGAGGAAGAGAAAAAAAGGGAATGGAAAAAGGAAGCTGAACAGCTGGCTGAGAGGCTGAACGCCACAGGGGTTGTTATGAAGGTGAAAGCCGGCAATGGGAAAATATTCGGTTCTGTGACGTCAAAAGAAATAGCTGAAAAGCTAAAAGAACAACACGGCATAGATGTAGATAAGCGCAAAATCGCCTTAGAAGAACCTATAAAATACCCTGGCACTTTTTATGTAGATGTGTGGTTGTACCCTGAAGTTACGGCCAAGCTAAAGGTGATCGTCGAGGGGGAATAACAGGTGCAGGTGAGGGTTCCACCCCATAACTTAGAAGCAGAAAAGGCGGTATTGGGTGCGATATTGTTAGAAAAAGATGTGATCGTGGACGTGGTGGAGCTATTAAAACCCGAAGATTTTTACAGAGAATCCCACAGCATAATATACAGGACTATACTGGAATTATACGATAAAAACCAGCCGGTAGACCTGATCACCGTGACCGATGAATTAAATCAACGTAATCTTCTGGAAAAGGTGGGGGGAGCTGCTTATCTTACATCTCTGGTGGCAGGTGTCACCTCAATATCCAATGTAGAGCATTATTGCAGAATCATTGAAGAAAAAGCTGTGATGAGAAGGCTTATAAAGGCTTCTGCGGAAATCATGGATTCAGGGTACAATGAATCCGATGACGTTGAAAACATCCTGGATGTGGCTGAGCAGAAGATATTTGATATAGCCCAAAGCCGTAACAGGCAGCCTTTTACTCCCATAAAAGACGTTTTGATAGAGACTATAGATCGCATAGATGAGCTTTATAAAAACAAAGGCAAAATCATAGGTCTTCCTTCGGGATTTGTGGACCTGGACATGAAAACATCAGGATTTCAGCCTTCTGACCTGATACTAATAGCAGCGCGCCCCTCCATGGGTAAAACCGCTATTGCCATGAATATCGTAGAATACGTGGCCGTAAAACAAAAGGTGCCTGTTATGATATTCAGCTTGGAGATGTCCAAGCAGCAGCTGACTCAAAGGCTGCTTTGCTCCCTTTCTATGGTCGATAGCCATAAGCTAAGGATGGGGGATTTGACCGAGGAGGATTGGCCTAAATTAGCCGCTGCCGTAGGTGTGCTTTCCGATGCGCCCATTTACATTGACGATACTCCTGCAATTACCACCATGGAAGTAAGGGCAAAGTGCAGGAGGCTCAAGCTGGAAAAGGGCCTGGGGTTGGTCGTGATAGATTACCTTCAGCTCATGCAGAGCAATAAGAAGGCCGAGAGCAGGCAACAGGAGGTATCGGATATATCCAGGTCTTTAAAGGCCTTAGCCAGGGAGATAGATGTGCCGGTCATAGCCCTTTCCCAATTGTCCAGAGCTCCTGAGACCAGATCTGACCACAGGCCCATGCTCAGCGACTTAAGGGAGTCTGGATCTATTGAGCAGGATGCGGACATCGTAATGTTTTTGTACAGGGAAGATTACTACAACCCTGATACGGACAAAAAAAATATAGCTGAGGTCATTATAGCCAAGCAGCGCAATGGCCCTACGGGTACCGTAGAATTGGGATGGCTGGGTCAGTATACTAAATTTGTGAATTTAGCCAGAAACTTGAAAGAGTGATGTTATGGAGAAATGGGAGTATTTAAGGAGGATTCCTTTATTTAGCGATCTTAAGGAAGCGCTCATTAAGCAGATCGCTGATATAGCGACAATAAAAAACGTAAAAGAAGGGACGATAATTTTTCAGCAGGGCGATCCCGGTGAGGCTGTATACGTGGTCAAAGAGGGCAGCGTCAAGATATCCATGGTAGACGAGGATGGCAAGGAGTATATAATACACATAATGAAAGAAGGGGAGGTATTTGCCGAAGCTACCTTGTTTAACAGCGGCCCATATCCTGCCAATGCGGAGGCGGTGGACGACGCGGCGCTTATAGTGCTTAATAACGCAAAGCTTGAAGACCTTATAAAGTCTAATAGCGAGCTGGCTTTAGAGCTTATAAAGGTCATGGCAAAGAGGTTACAGGATGTGAGCAAACAGATAAACAGCCTGGCTCTCAGGGATGCTATAGGGAGAACCATATCTGTGCTCATAAGGCTGGCAGAAGAAAAAGGGGAAAAGGTAGAGAAAGGGGTGGTAATTAAAGATATATCAAGGCAGGATCTGGCCAGCATGGTGGGTACTACCCGGGAGACTGTAACCAGGATATTGAATCAGATGAGCAGGGGGAAACTTCTGGAATTAGACAGGCAGAAGATCATTATTAAGGATGTGAGAATGCTAAATTCTTATCTGAGGTGATCGCATGGGTTTTTTTGATTTCTTTAAGCCCAAAAAACAGGTAAAGGTGAGAAAGCGCAATTTTTTTAATATTCAGGTGGGAGATATAGTAACATATGACGATATAGATTATATCGTACAGCAGGTATTGGAGTACGTAGAAGATGGTTACAGGTGGTATGACTATCAAATAGTAGACAACGACCGAAGCCTTTGGCTGGGAGTCGATGATGATGACGGAGTAAAGCTGGCTATATACGAAGAAGTATATGACCTGAATGTGGATGGGTTTCCCAGAACCGTCAGCTATAAAGGCATTGAATATAAAAGGGTTGAAATGGGAGATGCCCATGTGGTGGCGAGATCTGATTACGCAGGAGACAGGGTGGTAAACGTCAGGTATGCTGATTATGTGAGCGTAGATGGCAAAAAGTATTTATCACTAGAAGAATGGAATAATGAATATGAGGCCAGTATAGGATATCCCATAAAGCAGTTTCAGATAAAAATATTACCTGGGTTAAAGGAGGATTAGCGATGGGTATTTTTGAGAGAATCGCAATGCTGGTAAAGTCTAATATAAATGATCTCATAGACAGGGCCGAGGACCCTGAAAAAATGGCGAAACAGGTTATTGTAGAGCTGGAGGAGGCATTAGAGGAGGCAAAATCCGGTGTAGCAGCTGCTATTGCGGAAGAAAAACGCTTAAAAGCCTTAGTGGAAGAGCACAAGTATGAATCAGAGAAGTGGCAAGAAAGAGCAGAAAAAGCTGTGCTCAAAGGGGATGATGAGCTGGCAAAAGAAGCCCTTAGGCGCAAGAAAAGTCATGACCAAGATCTGGCTCATTTTACGGAACTCTATGAAAGACAGCAAAAACAGGTAGTGGAGATGAAAGAGAACCTTTATGAGCTGGAGAAAAAAATAGAGGATGCCAAAAGGAGAAGGGATACCCTTATAGCCAGGAATAGGGCCGCTGAAGCGCAGCGAAAGATATCGCAGACGTTGGCTGCTGCAGGCAAGAAAAACCCTATGGATATATTGGAAAAAATGGAGGAAAAAGTGGAGAGAATAGAGGCTGAAGCTCAGGTTTATGAAGAGATGGAAAAAGATACGTTGGAGGAAAAGTTCAAGGCATTAGACGAAGAAGACGATGTGGATAAAGATCTGGCGGAGCTCAAGAAAAAATTGGGCAAATAGCCATATGGGTGAAATTATATGGATTACTTTGCATTTATGGAAAAGGTATTTCCAGTTGTACTTATTATAGTAGTGATTGTAGTGGTATTTTCAACGTTTGGTTTCGGAAAGGCCACAAGTGTTCAGCTTAGCAAGATGTTCGTACCTGTCACTGATACTAGTCGATTAATAGTCAATGGATCTACTTATACCAACACAAATGAGAAGATATACTTTTCAAATGCCGATGTCAAGACCACCTTTGACAAAATACAATCTGTAAGCAAGCCTCAGAGCGCTGATTTAGGGGAAATTGCAGTTATGAAGTACGGAAAAACTTACTTTATACTGCAGAGCGCTTCATATAAGGGCGTTAACGGCACGGCGATCTTTGTAAACACGGAGCGAGAAGCATATCAATGGCATTACCCGTATATGGTAGACCTCTTCGGTGGCGGTAGGATAAGGCCTGGCAGCTTCGGATTTCCCTCTGTGAGAGGTGGAGGCATTGGAGCTGGAAAGTAAGAGGGGGAGGTGATATAATGAACCTATGGGACCAAATCTTATCAACGCTTATATTCGGCTTTATTGGGATATTTCTGATGGGTATAGCTTATAAAATCATGGATAGGTTTATACCTGCAGATTTAAATAAAGGCATTGAAGAGGGTAATTTAGCTGCGGGTGTGGTGATTGCAGGTATCTTTATAGGCATAGGTATAATCGTAGCTTATGCTATAGCTTAGGGAGGTATATTTTTGGCAAAGATCCGCGCGTTGCTGATCTCTGTTTTCTTAGTAGCGTTGTGTGGTATCGTTTATGAGCTTTCTATAGGCAATGTATCCACATACCTTTTGGGCAACAGCGTATTGCAGTATTCTCTTACTATCGGGTTTTTTATGTTTTCAATGGGAATAGGTTCATATCTGTCAAAATATATAAAAAGCGAATTAATAAGTATTTTTATATACATTGAATTGTCAATTGCAGCTGTTGGCGGTACTTCCTCTGTACTGCTCTTTTATTCTTATGGCTTTACTAACATTTATACAATGGTCATGATATTGATAACAGCCATTATAGGTATTATGGAAGGGCTTGAGATACCTGTAATAACCAGGATTATTGAGGAAAATTACAGAGATATTAAGATAAGCTTATCCCATGTGCTAAGCTTTGATTACCTCGGTGCACTTATAGGATCTTTGGCTTTTTCTCTGGTTTTGATCCCTCGGCTGGGGATAATTACGACGCCTTTTGTGTTTGCCCTTTTAAATCTTTTTGTAGCAGCTATAAACATATGGGTTTTTTATAGTGAAGTGAAAAGGCGCAGGTGGTTGGTTGTATCGGCGGCGATTACCGGTATAATATTAGTTGCAGGGATTATTTTTTCGCCTAAGATTAGCAATGTGTTGGAGCAAAAATTGTACAGCGATCCTGTGGTTCTGGTAAAGCAGACACCGTATCAAAAGCTGGTTATAACCAGAAGAGGGGACGATCTGCGGCTTTACATAGATGGAAATCTGCAGTTTAGCTCAGTGGATGAATACAGATATCATGAAGCCTTAGTGCTGCCGGCCATGAGCCTTCTAAAGGATAGAAGCCATGTGCTGATAATAGGCGGTGGGGATGGTTTAGCTGCCAGAGAGGTATTGAAATACGACGATGTCAAGAGTATAACACTGGTGGATCTGGATAAAGGCATGACTGATTTGTTTTCAAAGGATGGAGATCTCATAGAGTACAACAAAAATTCCTTAAATAACCCTAAAGTAAATATAGTGAATCAGGATGGATTTAAATACCTGGAGAAAACAAAAAATCATTTTAACTTTATTATAGTAGATCTTCCCGATCCCAACAGTGAAGAGTTATCCAGGCTATACTCTCTGAGTTTTTACCGATTGATGAAGAAGCATCTTACCGATGATGGCATTGCTGTCGTCCAGAGTACATCGCCATATTTTGCGCCTAAGGTCTTTTGGTCTATAAACAAGACCATAAAAGCAGCAGGCTTGAATGTGTATCCATACCACCTAAATGTGCCTTCATTTGGCGATTGGGGCTTTAATATGGCGTCAAAGAAGAAATTAAACATAGATGACATAAAGGTCAGAGTAAAAACCCGCTATCTTGATGATCAGGTGATTAAGGCCATGTTTTCCTTTGGGAAAGACGAAATGGCATCGGATGTAGGCATAAACAGGATTACCAATCCCATCATTTTACGGTATTACCAGGAGAGCTGGAAGCATTGGTGAGGAGGTTTTTATATGAAAAATATCAAATTAGGATTTATAGGGCTTGGTTACATAGGGAAAATACACGCCATTGCATGTTTCGCCATGCCATTGGTTTTCCCAGATTTACCTTTTAAGGTGATTTTAGGGCCTGTTTTCAAAAGAAATTTATCCTCGGTTCCTTATTTTTTTGAAAGATGCGCTGAAAGCGTCGATGATCTTTTAAACACGGAAGACCTTGTGGCGGTAGATATATGCACTCCTAATTACGTGCACTTAGATGAAGCTATGAAGGCCATTGACAGGGGACTTGATATTTACCTGGAAAAGCCTATAGGTTTAAACGGGGATGAGGCTTTTAAAATAATGGAGAGCGCAAAGAAAAAAGGCGTCATAAATCAGACCGCTCTTATGTACCGGTTTATGCCCGCAGTGGCTCAAGCCAGGGATATGATAAACAACGGTGAAATAGGGCAGATTTTAAATTTCAAAGCCACTATGTTGCATTCCGGTTATCTGGACCCGCTGCGACCTATATCGTGGAAGCTAAAAAAAGCCACGAGCGGAGGCGGTGCTATACTGGATATGGGCATTCACCTGGTAGATGCGGTGAGGTTTATGTTAGGAGAGATTAAGTCTTTGAAAGCTGAGTCCAGGACGTATTTTAAAGAGAGGCCCTCTCATGGTGCTGGCGTTTTGGAGGAAGTTGATGTGGACGATTGGACTGCTGTAGACGTGGAACTTAAGTCAGGTGCGTGGGGCCGCATAGAAGCCTCTAGAATATCTGCGGAAATGGAGGAAGAAACCCGCTTTGAGATATATGGGACCTATGGCTCTATAAAGATTTCTACAAAGCGGCCTGAATACGCTGTTTTGTATAAAAAGCGAGAAAATGCGGTGTTCTCAGGGATATACGGCGGCGAGGGTCCTTTTACGAGGTATCTGAGGGGCATTTATCCTGGAGAGAAGTTTTCCATGGGGTATATGGTGAACATGCACATGGCAAGTCTTATAAATTTTTTTACAAATATCGCGGAAGGCAAGGTGGTCTATCAGGAGACGCCTACATTTAAAGAAGCGTATAAAGATCAGCTGATTATCGACGAGGTACTTAAGTAGGTGGTGCCTATGAGAGTTACTAAATACATATCTGAAAGCATGCAAGAGAATTGTTATGTTCTGGAGGACGAAAAGAGCAAGGCATGTGCCGTGATAGATCCGGGGGATTTCACTGACGACCTGCTGGCGTATATAGGAAACCTTAAGGTGCAGTATATACTTTTAACCCATGGGCATTTTGACCACATATGGGGTGTGGAAAAGCTGAAAGCTATTACATCAGCCCCTGTGGCGATTCACCAGGCTGATGGGGATATGTTGAGAGATCCTGAAAGCAATTTATCGGCCTTTACGGGAAAAAGCATCGCCATAGAGGCTGATGTTCTCCTCAACGATGGAGATTTAATAACCATAGGGGAGTTAGAGGTTAAGGTATTGCACACGCCGGGGCATACGCCAGGCAGCGTCTGTTATGCCTGTGGTGGAGTGGTGTTTTCAGGTGACACTATATTTGCTGGAAGCGTGGGGAGAACGGATTTCCCCGGCGGTGACGCTGGCAAGCTTGTGGATTCTGTCGATATGATGATAAAGTCATATCCCGGTGTGGCCCTGTATCCTGGCCATGGGGAGATGACCACTATGGAGGAATTTGCCAGGAGCTGGGAGAGTTTAAAAAATTGGCTATAAAGCGATCTTTACGTGGTATTCTTCAAGCCATGTATTGACCTGGTACATGTAGGCGAACAGCTGGGCGCTGCCCATGAGCTGGCTAAACCAGGCAGGGCTGTACTCTATAGCGTGGGTCTTTATCAGTTCTTTTATCCTGTTGAGGTTTAAAAGAGGCAGGATAGGAGAACCGGGGTCTTCAATAATCTGCTTTACCTTTTGTTCTACGGCTTTAAGGTAAGCAGGATGGTGGGTTTTAGGGTAAGGGCTCTTTTTTCTGTAGAGCACTTCGTCGGGTAACAGCCCTTTTAAAGCCCTCCTCAGTATGCCTTTTTCAATGTTATCACAGGTCTTAATATCCCACGGTATGTTCCAGGCGTATTCCACTATTCTGTGGTCAGCGTAAGGCACGCGTATTTCCAGACCTGTAGCCATGCTCATGCGGTCTTTTCTGTCCAGCAACATGGCCATAAACCTGGTCATATTTAAGTACAGCAATTCCTTCATTCGATGCTCATGGCTGCTTTCGCCTTCCATGTGAGGTACTTCTTTTAAAGCCTCTTGATAGCGCATTTGCACGTATTCTTCGGGGCGAATCGCCTTTAAGACGTCAGGCGACAAAAGCTCACTTCTTTCTCTAACCTTTCTTATCCAGGGGAATGTGTTTAGTTTGATAATGTCAGGGTTTCTAAACCATGGATATCCTCCAAATACTTCGTCAGCGCACTCTCCTGAAAGAGCCACTGTGGATTCTTTTTTTATTTCTTTGCAGAACAGGTATAGAGACGAATCTATGTCGGCCATGCCCGGGACATCCCG
This window contains:
- the rplI gene encoding 50S ribosomal protein L9 encodes the protein MKVILLKDVKGLGKKDDLVNASDGYARNYLIPRGLAVEATESSIKNLNEKKRREEEKKREWKKEAEQLAERLNATGVVMKVKAGNGKIFGSVTSKEIAEKLKEQHGIDVDKRKIALEEPIKYPGTFYVDVWLYPEVTAKLKVIVEGE
- the dnaB gene encoding replicative DNA helicase; its protein translation is MQVRVPPHNLEAEKAVLGAILLEKDVIVDVVELLKPEDFYRESHSIIYRTILELYDKNQPVDLITVTDELNQRNLLEKVGGAAYLTSLVAGVTSISNVEHYCRIIEEKAVMRRLIKASAEIMDSGYNESDDVENILDVAEQKIFDIAQSRNRQPFTPIKDVLIETIDRIDELYKNKGKIIGLPSGFVDLDMKTSGFQPSDLILIAARPSMGKTAIAMNIVEYVAVKQKVPVMIFSLEMSKQQLTQRLLCSLSMVDSHKLRMGDLTEEDWPKLAAAVGVLSDAPIYIDDTPAITTMEVRAKCRRLKLEKGLGLVVIDYLQLMQSNKKAESRQQEVSDISRSLKALAREIDVPVIALSQLSRAPETRSDHRPMLSDLRESGSIEQDADIVMFLYREDYYNPDTDKKNIAEVIIAKQRNGPTGTVELGWLGQYTKFVNLARNLKE
- a CDS encoding Crp/Fnr family transcriptional regulator, which encodes MEKWEYLRRIPLFSDLKEALIKQIADIATIKNVKEGTIIFQQGDPGEAVYVVKEGSVKISMVDEDGKEYIIHIMKEGEVFAEATLFNSGPYPANAEAVDDAALIVLNNAKLEDLIKSNSELALELIKVMAKRLQDVSKQINSLALRDAIGRTISVLIRLAEEKGEKVEKGVVIKDISRQDLASMVGTTRETVTRILNQMSRGKLLELDRQKIIIKDVRMLNSYLR
- a CDS encoding DUF4178 domain-containing protein, whose amino-acid sequence is MGFFDFFKPKKQVKVRKRNFFNIQVGDIVTYDDIDYIVQQVLEYVEDGYRWYDYQIVDNDRSLWLGVDDDDGVKLAIYEEVYDLNVDGFPRTVSYKGIEYKRVEMGDAHVVARSDYAGDRVVNVRYADYVSVDGKKYLSLEEWNNEYEASIGYPIKQFQIKILPGLKED
- a CDS encoding PspA/IM30 family protein, whose product is MGIFERIAMLVKSNINDLIDRAEDPEKMAKQVIVELEEALEEAKSGVAAAIAEEKRLKALVEEHKYESEKWQERAEKAVLKGDDELAKEALRRKKSHDQDLAHFTELYERQQKQVVEMKENLYELEKKIEDAKRRRDTLIARNRAAEAQRKISQTLAAAGKKNPMDILEKMEEKVERIEAEAQVYEEMEKDTLEEKFKALDEEDDVDKDLAELKKKLGK
- a CDS encoding DUF350 domain-containing protein; protein product: MNLWDQILSTLIFGFIGIFLMGIAYKIMDRFIPADLNKGIEEGNLAAGVVIAGIFIGIGIIVAYAIA
- a CDS encoding polyamine aminopropyltransferase is translated as MAKIRALLISVFLVALCGIVYELSIGNVSTYLLGNSVLQYSLTIGFFMFSMGIGSYLSKYIKSELISIFIYIELSIAAVGGTSSVLLFYSYGFTNIYTMVMILITAIIGIMEGLEIPVITRIIEENYRDIKISLSHVLSFDYLGALIGSLAFSLVLIPRLGIITTPFVFALLNLFVAAINIWVFYSEVKRRRWLVVSAAITGIILVAGIIFSPKISNVLEQKLYSDPVVLVKQTPYQKLVITRRGDDLRLYIDGNLQFSSVDEYRYHEALVLPAMSLLKDRSHVLIIGGGDGLAAREVLKYDDVKSITLVDLDKGMTDLFSKDGDLIEYNKNSLNNPKVNIVNQDGFKYLEKTKNHFNFIIVDLPDPNSEELSRLYSLSFYRLMKKHLTDDGIAVVQSTSPYFAPKVFWSINKTIKAAGLNVYPYHLNVPSFGDWGFNMASKKKLNIDDIKVRVKTRYLDDQVIKAMFSFGKDEMASDVGINRITNPIILRYYQESWKHW
- a CDS encoding Gfo/Idh/MocA family protein, producing MKNIKLGFIGLGYIGKIHAIACFAMPLVFPDLPFKVILGPVFKRNLSSVPYFFERCAESVDDLLNTEDLVAVDICTPNYVHLDEAMKAIDRGLDIYLEKPIGLNGDEAFKIMESAKKKGVINQTALMYRFMPAVAQARDMINNGEIGQILNFKATMLHSGYLDPLRPISWKLKKATSGGGAILDMGIHLVDAVRFMLGEIKSLKAESRTYFKERPSHGAGVLEEVDVDDWTAVDVELKSGAWGRIEASRISAEMEEETRFEIYGTYGSIKISTKRPEYAVLYKKRENAVFSGIYGGEGPFTRYLRGIYPGEKFSMGYMVNMHMASLINFFTNIAEGKVVYQETPTFKEAYKDQLIIDEVLK
- a CDS encoding MBL fold metallo-hydrolase, which encodes MRVTKYISESMQENCYVLEDEKSKACAVIDPGDFTDDLLAYIGNLKVQYILLTHGHFDHIWGVEKLKAITSAPVAIHQADGDMLRDPESNLSAFTGKSIAIEADVLLNDGDLITIGELEVKVLHTPGHTPGSVCYACGGVVFSGDTIFAGSVGRTDFPGGDAGKLVDSVDMMIKSYPGVALYPGHGEMTTMEEFARSWESLKNWL